The following proteins come from a genomic window of Labeo rohita strain BAU-BD-2019 chromosome 25, IGBB_LRoh.1.0, whole genome shotgun sequence:
- the gpr22b gene encoding G-protein coupled receptor 22 — translation MHVPPATEEESTMSNVTVLDITESVSPAMTAAGPYPYPLSFQVSLTGFLMLEIVLGLSSNLTVLALYCMKSNLVNSVSNIVTMNLHVLDVLVCVCCIPLTIVVLMLSLQGDTVLVCCFHEACVSFASVATAANVLAITLDRYDISVKPANRVLTMGRAVALLGCIWVLSFVSFLVPFIEVGFLGPEPTKANQTAVVHVNEYYTELGLYYHLVAQIPIFCLTAVIMLVTYAKILQALNIRIGTRFHAAQKKKKKMRRKKNFSLMSTSEQQLPEITDASQSSNRGNAPLGMRTSVSVIIALRRAVKRHRERRERQKRVFRMSLLIISTFLLCWTPITVLNTVILSAGPSDLTVKLRLGFLVMAYGTTVFHPLLYAFTRQKFQKVLKSKMKKRVVSIIEADPLPNNAVIRNSWIDPKRNKKVTFDDHEARQKCLSSEDAD, via the coding sequence ATGCACGTCCCTCCCGCAACGGAGGAAGAAAGCACCATGAGTAACGTTACAGTTCTCGATATCACCGAGTCCGTAAGTCCCGCCATGACGGCGGCCGGCCCGTACCCTTACCCGCTCAGCTTCCAGGTGTCCCTGACCGGATTCCTCATGCTGGAGATCGTTCTGGGATTGAGCAGCAACTTGACCGTACTGGCTCTCTACTGCATGAAGTCCAACTTGGTCAATTCCGTCAGCAACATCGTCACCATGAACCTCCACGTGCTGGACGTGTTGGTGTGCGTTTGCTGCATCCCTCTGACGATTGTCGTGTTGATGCTGTCACTGCAAGGCGACACGGTGCTCGTCTGCTGCTTCCACGAAGCCTGCGTGTCATTCGCAAGCGTGGCCACGGCGGCGAACGTGCTAGCCATCACTTTGGACCGATACGACATCTCCGTTAAACCGGCCAATCGTGTCCTGACTATGGGACGAGCGGTGGCTCTGTTGGGTTGCATTTGGGTGCTGTCCTTCGTCAGCTTCTTGGTGCCATTTATCGAGGTGGGATTCTTGGGACCGGAGCCCACCAAAGCCAATCAGACCGCCGTCGTGCATGTCAACGAATATTACACCGAACTTGGTCTGTACTACCACCTAGTGGCTCAGATCCCCATTTTCTGTTTGACTGCCGTCATCATGTTGGTGACGTACGCCAAGATCCTGCAGGCACTCAACATCCGCATTGGTACGCGCTTCCACGCCGcgcagaaaaagaagaaaaagatgaGGAGGAAAAAGAACTTCTCTCTAATGTCAACATCCGAGCAACAGCTGCCAGAGATCACGGACGCCTCGCAGAGCAGCAACCGCGGAAACGCTCCGCTCGGCATGCGCACGTCCGTCTCGGTGATCATCGCCCTGCGAAGGGCGGTCAAACGCCACCGGGAGCGTCGCGAACGCCAAAAGCGTGTTTTCCGCATGTCGTTGCTTATCATCTCCACGTTCCTTCTCTGCTGGACGCCTATCACCGTTTTAAACACTGTGATCCTCAGCGCAGGCCCCAGCGACCTCACCGTCAAGCTCCGACTGGGTTTTCTTGTCATGGCCTACGGCACCACGGTCTTCCATCCTCTCTTGTACGCCTTCACGAGGCAGAAGTTCCAGAAAGTCCTAAAAAGCAAAATGAAGAAACGGGTGGTTTCTATCATCGAGGCGGATCCGCTGCCAAACAACGCGGTGATTCGAAACTCCTGGATCGATCCCAAGCGGAATAAGAAAGTGACGTTTGACGATCACGAAGCCAGGCAGAAATGCCTATCATCTGAAGATGCAGACTAA